The Maylandia zebra isolate NMK-2024a linkage group LG7, Mzebra_GT3a, whole genome shotgun sequence genome contains a region encoding:
- the LOC106676970 gene encoding uridylate-specific endoribonuclease C-like isoform X2 — MHSPVGGHSECSCSSHGCSVAHCKPDQDDHVLNLQFSWHGVVKPVGSAFIGTSPEFEMAVFTIVFLMNTERSTTVVVNIDQCQMELVVIRHGRSLGTAYPKLLSSNGRHVRQHAH, encoded by the exons ATGCACAGTCCGGTTGGAGGACACAGCGAgtgcagctgcagcagtcatGGCTGCTCGGTTGCTCATTGCAAG CCTGATCAAGATGACCACGTTCTCAACCTCCAGTTCAGCTGGCACGGTGTGGTGAAGCCCGTTGGCAGTGCCTTCATCGGCACCAGCCCCGAGTTTGAGATGGCCGTCTTCACCATCGTCTTCCTCATGAACACGGAGAGAAGCACCACAGTTGTGGTCAACATTGACCAGTGTCAGATGGAGCTGGTGGTGATCAGACACGGGCGCTCACTCGGGACGGCGTACCCCAAACTGCTCAGCAGCAACGGCAGACATGTCAGGCAGCACGCGCACTGA
- the LOC106676970 gene encoding uncharacterized protein LOC106676970 isoform X1: MAARLLIARFLLLYVLSDVNYSSAFPGATSPVQPRAWQGGRGEHDVYGSPRPFQYMRALRPTDPKINPNVRDQVQVQSPRSYQPRSNIPAHRPMETYPLQPRAHRNHLVAKPRSFDLSLRIPFAQSRDGANPPRYRPSGFIIDNSFNNPGRRHGHDASKLGYQFSLSFPFSRGSPRRQEHHGGHRHRPEEADLGHQRPQVYVPPHTRPHPNEQQQHHHHREHHHREHHHREHHHREHHHRDEGRPGRVSAFPEPDGLERPSRPRHPQRYVDPYSGYYNSHMNPTWNDYWWYYHGPHWGHVKHPSSDPWPNFHRSASD; encoded by the exons atGGCTGCTCGGTTGCTCATTGCAAG GTTTTTACTGCTTTATGTTTTGAGTGATGTGAACTACTCCTCAGCCTTTCCAGGAG CCACAAGTCCTGTGCAGCCTAGAGCGTGGCAGGGTGGAAGAGGGGAACACGATGTGTATGGAAGTCCTCGTCCTTTCCAGTACATGAGGGCTCTGCGGCCGACAGATCCAAAGATCAACCCTAATGTGCGCGATCAGGTCCAAGTCCAATCCCCGAGATCGTATCAGCCACGCTCCAATATTCCCGCCCACAGACCCATGGAAACGTATCCGCTCCAGCCTCGAGCACACAGAAACCACCTTGTGGCCAAGCCCAGGAGCTTTGACTTGAGCCTGAGGATTCCTTTTGCTCAGTCTCGTGATGGTGCTAATCCTCCTCGGTACAGACCAAGCGGCTTTATTATTGACAACAGTTTTAATAATCCCGGCAGACGCCATGGCCATGACGCTTCCAAGCTGGGCTACCAGTTCAGCTTatcctttcccttttcacgaGGTTCTCCACGCCGCCAGGAACATCACGGCGGACATCGACACAGGCCTGAGGAAGCTGATTTGGGTCACCAAAGACCGCAAGTTTATGTGCCGCCTCATACAAGGCCGCACCCCaacgagcagcagcagcatcatcatcatcgtgagCATCATCATCGTGAGCATCATCATCGTGAGCATCATCATCGTGAGCATCATCATCGTGACGAAGGCCGCCCTGGTCGGGTCTCTGCATTTCCGGAGCCAGATGGACTGGAACGCCCATCAAGGCCGCGCCATCCTCAGAGATATGTCGACCCTTACAGTGGCTACTACAACTCCCACATGAATCCTACGTGGAACGACTACTGGTGGTATTACCATGGACCTCACTGGGGTCATGTAAAGCATCCATCTTCTGACCCTTGGCCAAATTTCCATCGGTCAGCTTCAGACTGA